One window of the Allosaccharopolyspora coralli genome contains the following:
- a CDS encoding lipid droplet-associated protein, whose protein sequence is MRSFPFPLRVAAGLAATAVEQTRQLPSALVGLPVTVTSQALQLSMRLQQHVTELAIKGDEALSPLREPDEAPDWATFDEDEAETAAPADVPVRHERVTDDLDVLPGYDQLTLPQLRGKLRWFSEEDLTRMLDHERANLARPEFLRMLSRRLGTIRSGDQS, encoded by the coding sequence ATGCGATCGTTCCCGTTCCCGCTGCGGGTCGCGGCGGGGCTGGCGGCCACCGCCGTCGAGCAGACCCGTCAACTCCCGTCCGCCCTGGTGGGGCTGCCCGTGACCGTCACGAGCCAGGCTCTGCAACTGTCGATGCGGCTGCAACAGCACGTGACGGAGCTGGCGATCAAGGGCGACGAGGCACTGTCGCCGCTGCGGGAACCGGACGAGGCACCGGACTGGGCGACCTTCGACGAGGACGAGGCGGAGACCGCCGCGCCCGCCGACGTTCCGGTCCGCCACGAGCGCGTCACGGACGACCTCGACGTCCTGCCCGGCTACGATCAGCTCACCCTGCCGCAGTTGCGTGGAAAGCTGCGCTGGTTCTCCGAGGAGGACCTGACCAGGATGTTGGACCACGAGCGGGCGAACCTGGCTCGTCCTGAGTTCCTGCGGATGCTCTCGCGCAGACTGGGCACGATCCGCTCCGGTGACCAGTCCTGA
- a CDS encoding 4-hydroxy-3-methylbut-2-enyl diphosphate reductase: MTTSPQAPVDDADRTDRPKRVLLAKPRGYCAGVDRAVVTVEKALETYGPPVYVRKEIVHNKHVVETLQDRGVIFVEETDEVPEGALVVFSAHGVSPAVHEEASNRNLRTIDATCPLVTKVHKEVNRFAREDYDILLIGHEGHEEVEGTSGEAPDRVQLVDKAEDVDKVDVRDPSKVVWLSQTTLSVDETMERVDQLQERFPDLQAPPSDDICYATSNRQVAVKAMAAECDLVLVVGSQNSSNSKRLVEVALQAGATDAHLIDYADQVDDSWLDGVATVGVTSGASVPDVLVLQVLDYLSERGWGDVEEVTTANEKIAFALPRELRKDLDENPESPSSVR, encoded by the coding sequence ATGACCACCTCGCCTCAGGCTCCCGTGGACGACGCCGACCGGACCGACCGCCCCAAGCGGGTGCTGCTGGCCAAGCCCCGCGGCTACTGCGCAGGTGTGGACCGTGCCGTGGTCACCGTCGAGAAGGCCCTGGAGACCTACGGCCCGCCGGTGTACGTCCGTAAGGAGATCGTGCACAACAAGCACGTCGTGGAGACGCTGCAGGATCGCGGCGTCATCTTCGTCGAGGAGACCGACGAGGTGCCCGAGGGCGCGCTCGTCGTGTTCTCGGCGCACGGGGTGTCCCCCGCGGTGCACGAGGAGGCCTCGAACCGCAACCTCCGCACCATCGACGCCACCTGCCCGCTGGTGACGAAGGTGCACAAGGAGGTCAACCGCTTCGCCCGTGAGGACTACGACATCCTGCTCATCGGCCACGAAGGCCACGAAGAGGTCGAAGGTACCTCGGGCGAGGCGCCGGACCGCGTCCAGCTGGTCGACAAGGCCGAGGACGTGGACAAGGTCGACGTGCGCGACCCCTCCAAGGTGGTGTGGCTCTCGCAGACCACGCTCAGCGTCGACGAGACGATGGAGCGCGTCGACCAGCTCCAGGAACGGTTCCCCGATCTGCAGGCGCCGCCGAGCGACGACATCTGCTACGCCACCTCGAACCGGCAGGTCGCGGTGAAGGCGATGGCGGCCGAGTGCGACCTCGTGCTCGTCGTCGGATCGCAGAACTCCTCGAACTCCAAGCGCCTCGTCGAGGTCGCGTTGCAGGCCGGCGCCACCGATGCCCACCTGATCGACTACGCCGACCAGGTCGACGACAGCTGGCTGGACGGTGTCGCCACCGTCGGTGTGACCAGTGGCGCCTCCGTTCCGGACGTGCTGGTGCTGCAGGTGCTCGACTACCTCTCCGAGCGCGGCTGGGGTGACGTCGAGGAAGTGACGACGGCGAACGAGAAGATCGCCTTCGCGCTGCCTCGCGAGCTTCGCAAGGATCTCGACGAGAATCCCGAGAGCCCCAGCAGCGTCCGCTGA
- a CDS encoding DUF6542 domain-containing protein codes for MTATRERPSAPSPNDGALAWADRSAFPTMRGKAWWIALAFSVLPTALGTLADVLLWSRPGLLFTACFFVGSVMSVLLVRRRSVYGPMVTPPLVLAVTMPIVVLLAGSGAPEGGGTTATALALASPLINGFPTMAATTVATLVIGLVRMFVLERKPAQANADAPTRKTKPRKPASGNRAEKATAHAGEQGGQRPTATKQPRDERGRPTRDSGRGKEPGRKRPAGDRGETPARGGPGRGRADEQQPGKGRGGAPQPGRDRARDPQPGKGRNPAPPPGQGRTGQPQPGNGRGSEPPPGRGSTPPPGRRAPSRQAPERGEPPPARRRGNEPQRPPGNEPPSPPGGRPQRPPEKPQRPPENQPRPPGGPAQPPPGTQPPRRPRPPRRDPG; via the coding sequence GTGACCGCCACCCGCGAGCGCCCGAGTGCGCCCAGCCCGAACGACGGCGCCCTCGCCTGGGCGGACCGCTCCGCTTTTCCCACCATGCGCGGGAAGGCGTGGTGGATCGCTCTCGCGTTCTCGGTCCTGCCGACCGCACTCGGCACGCTCGCCGACGTGCTGCTCTGGAGCCGGCCGGGCCTGCTGTTCACCGCGTGCTTCTTCGTCGGCAGCGTCATGAGCGTGCTGCTGGTCCGTCGCCGCAGCGTGTACGGGCCGATGGTGACCCCGCCGCTCGTGCTCGCGGTGACGATGCCGATCGTGGTGCTGCTCGCCGGGTCGGGCGCTCCCGAAGGCGGCGGCACCACCGCCACGGCACTGGCCCTCGCGAGCCCGCTCATCAACGGGTTCCCCACGATGGCGGCGACCACCGTTGCCACCCTCGTCATCGGGCTCGTGCGCATGTTCGTGCTCGAACGCAAACCGGCGCAGGCGAACGCCGACGCCCCGACGCGGAAGACGAAGCCGCGGAAACCGGCTTCGGGCAACCGCGCCGAGAAGGCCACCGCACACGCAGGCGAGCAGGGCGGTCAGCGCCCCACGGCCACCAAACAACCACGAGACGAGCGCGGGCGCCCCACTCGTGACAGCGGGCGCGGCAAGGAGCCCGGTCGGAAACGACCGGCAGGCGACCGCGGCGAGACACCAGCTCGGGGCGGTCCAGGCAGGGGCCGGGCCGACGAGCAACAGCCCGGCAAGGGCCGTGGCGGGGCACCGCAGCCCGGTAGAGATCGCGCGCGCGACCCGCAGCCCGGCAAGGGCCGGAACCCCGCACCGCCACCCGGTCAGGGCCGGACGGGGCAGCCCCAACCCGGCAATGGCCGGGGCAGCGAACCGCCACCCGGGCGTGGGTCGACACCGCCACCCGGACGCCGAGCTCCGTCCCGGCAGGCTCCCGAACGCGGGGAACCGCCGCCCGCGCGGCGCAGGGGAAACGAACCGCAGCGGCCTCCGGGCAACGAGCCGCCGTCCCCTCCCGGCGGTCGGCCACAGCGGCCTCCGGAGAAGCCGCAACGGCCGCCCGAGAACCAACCACGCCCGCCCGGCGGTCCGGCGCAACCCCCACCCGGCACTCAACCGCCACGCCGGCCACGACCGCCGCGTCGCGACCCCGGCTGA